TCGATCAAATTTAGATTTACATGTTTACatagtgtcttatattatgatgGACTATCTTATAAAATTTTATGCATTACATGCATACACCTAGGTGCCATGGCACCTAGGTGTAGAAAATACTTTCTGCTTCCTAGGCTGCTAATTACTCTTTTGGtcttatcttttcgcttatatttATGCTTAATTTTTAAGTTGATCTGGTGGTTTGTTTTACCATAGTTTATTCTgtagtatttatttttaaatcactaagaacacacacacatatatatatatatacacacacacacacacacacatatatatatatatatatatatataattttcttgtaaattatatttGGTTGCTAATAAGCGGTATGAATAAACATAAGCATAAACCAAACGACGACTCCTTTCCAGTCTCCGGTAAAGCTTTCTATCAGCTTTCATTTTGCATGGATGCTGCTAACATACAAGTGTACAACATGCGAGAGTGACAACGTGACAACTACAAAAACTGTTACTACAATGTACGTACTATACCATTCACCCCCGACGAACCAGCTTCAACCCCCACTGCACGTCGTCGCAGTGCCGGACGTGCGGCACCATCTTCCCGGTGTCCGCGCCACGCTTCAGCCTGCAGTCGTAGAACGGCGGCGCGTGGAAGCACGGCTCCATGGACACGTCCCGCCGGCACGGCGGGTCGtcgcccgccgcggccgcggtgtCGTTCGCCGGCTTGTGCATCACCCACGGCGTCAGCCCGGCGAGCCCCTGCGCCACGTACCCGAACGTCGACCACCCGCTGGTCACCAGCGCGTCGGAGAGGCTGAGCAGGTATATCTCCGCCCACGCCTTGCCGTCGTGCGACCTGGCACCGAACCGCTGGTACTCCTCGTGGCTCGGCTGGTGCACGCTCACCGCCTCGCCGGTGGCCGTCGCGTGCTCCCAGTACATGCTCTTCATCTTCTCGTAGTACCACGACTTGAGCGAGGTGACGAGCACGGCTTTGGACTTGGAGTTCGCCGGCGCGACGTCGACGACGGGGGGCTCTCCGGCGGCGATCACCTCCGGGAGCAGCTTCTCCTTCTGCGTGCACGTGGTGATCTGATCAAGCAGCTTCGGCGACTCCGGCTGGGCGCCGAAGACGCGCACCTGGATGCCGActcgctgctgcgccgtcgcgAGGTAGGCGTCGTAGTAGCGCGTGACGAGGCCCCAGACGTGGTTGGTCGGGTGGAACAGGTAGCGGCCGAGGTGGTGGAACACGGCGTCCGTCTCCGGGAAGAGCGAGTCGAGCTCGTCCTGGAATCCGGTGACGAGGAACAGACCCGGCACGATGTAGCTGTCCGTCCTCATCACCAGCCACGGGATGTTCCGGATCGCCCTCTGGTCCTCGTCGCAGAAGAAGAACTTGTCTTCCACGGTGGACGTGTGGTCGAGGTGGATGTACGCGAACGCCGGCAGCTGCGCCGTCGTCGGAGCAGCATCGCCGGCGTCGGTCGTGATCACCTTGTTCTTCACCATGTTGCCGTAGCTCTCGGCGGTTTCGACGCTGAAGCTGGTGTAGTTCGCCAGCGGGAACCCCGGCGGCAGCAGCCACGTCGCGCCGGGGAAGGGCTCGCAGAACAGCTCGTCCATCTCGTTGCTGGGGTCGACGAGGAGCACGCGGTCGGTGAGCATCGCGTACAGgaacgccgacgcggcggcgaggatccGGTTGCCGAGGCCGCGGTAGGAGATGGAGACAAGGTACCTGCACTCCGCCTCCGGTGACGGCGACACGATGCCGCCGCTCTTGCCCGACCTCAGCCTCTCCACGGCGTCGCTGTACGCGGCGGTGCCCGGGCCGCACCGCCGCTGCAGCTCCTCGTGCCGCCGCAGCTTGGACACGAGGTGCGGCGAGGGCTCCCTGCCGGCGTTTCGACGGTACATGGCGGATTGGTACCTGCTGTGGCATGATCCGTCGTCCAATCCGTCGGCCAGGAGGCCGCCGAGAAGCttgtcgcgcgccgccgccgccgccggccattgCAGGATCGAGCCATCGCCTGAACAAACGAAATCAATTCTCAGTTTCTCACTTCGTCAGTCAGACTCAGACACGCATCGGTACACGGACGGCAACAGAATTCAGGCTTGCAGATACTACGTTGACAATTGACTGGCTGCAAACTGAACTACACACTTGACAATTGGATGATTGACACGCATGTCAACGTCTGAAACCGTGGCCCTGACCTCGGCGAAAGGCGTTGACGGAGCTAATCCAGACGgccggcgcgccggcgccgcgggcgTCGAGGAGGATGACCATTGGCGGCACGACCATGACGAAGGCGGCGAGCACGACGTTGACACCACATCTCCACGCCCTGCGCACGTGCCTCTTGGCCGTCGCTGGCaccacgccgtcctcgacctccGGCCACCGGCCGGCGGCTGAGCGTTGCTTCTCTTTCCGTagtggcacggcggcggcggcggcggcggcaccgccggATCCCATCTCGGCTCTCCGCCGGCGACGTTGGTAGAATGGTATGTAGGCTACCACCTACTTGGCTATACTTAGTTTTCTGCTAAGATGCAAATGCAGATGCTGCGTGCCATACTTCGTTTTCTTTATTCTTTCTGTGGGTGAATCGAGCTCTATGGGCTATGGTTATTGGTTAGTACTAATCTTGGTTGCTAGTGTAGAAACACTTTGATTCCGATCTCAGATTTGTAATTACCTGTAAGTTGACAATTGTTAAAGGATACCGAGATGGAAATTAACTATTCTTAACCGACAAGTTGACCTACACTCATTTTAACACCTCCCTGATGCCAATGCTAGCGTTGAAATTGACACGAGAAATTTTAACATGGGCAAGACTACGAGTCACCGACACATTTCACATGAGCTCAAATGATTTTGTTTTCTCTAGACTCGATGGCATAGTACGATGATTTGCACAAATGTCGTATAAAGCGAGGTATGAAACATTAAATTACGAGTCATCGACTTGTCATTTACCTCTTCCCTTTATGAGCCGAAGCACTTGGGACTCGGATGCGATCAGCACCCGGCGATCGGCGGACAGCAAGAACACGAGAAGCAGAGGCAATGAGAAGAGCACGATGACCCAaggccgtcctcctcctcgcttcGCCATATTGTGACAATCTTTGGTCCTCTCAACTGACACCAACACCAGGTTTTGAGACCTGGGATCAGAGCAGCAAATTCATAGGGAGAACATCTTGGTACCCAGGTCGTGAAGTCAACTGCTCTGTTCGTGGCTTCGTGCCAGGCACGCAGATCCAGACTGTAGAAGCGTACTAGATGCATGCCGCGACGTgaccaaaaataataaaatttggtTTTTGCACAATGTTCAGGTGTTGTCTGAATGTCACTGACCGGTTCTGtggatgattaatctatggagATCTCTGCAACAGAAACCGAAACGCGTCAGATCCTTCTGATCTGCGCCGACAGTCTCGCGGAACTCGTCACTAGGggagggaggcagcggcggagggAGAGCATCACGGTGGCCGCGGGCTCAACGTCCTCGATggcggagaggaagaggaggagaagggggctGCACATCTCGCGTTACGTTACCTGCGGCCCATATAGATTGGGCTGGAAAGGGAATGTTGCTTACGCGTGAGGACCATATAAGTTGGGCCTAATTGGGGATTACGGCGTACGAGCAGCCCATGTACGTTGGGACAGAACGGGACTGTTTCGTTCCATATTTGTTGGACCGCAACAGGACTGTTGTATACGACTGCCGGATGAAGGAAAGCGCCGATCCGGCGAGGGTTGTGCCGCACGTCCAGAGCTGCCACGACGTGCCGTGGGGAGTGAAGCTCGTTCATCATCGTGCCGAGTAGATGCCAAACGACATGACAAATTAAGATGCCCGATCTTTAGCTTTTACGTGTTATTATCGAGTGCTAACCATTTCACATTCAacttttactactccctccattttaggttataaaatattttgactttcgtcaaagtcaaactgatttaaatttgattaagtttatagaagaaggtagtaatattttcaacctaagataaatttattacgaaaatatatttaattattgatttgatgaaactaatttagtattataaatattactgtatttatctataaacttagttaaacttagaATAGTTTGtctataacctgaaacgaaggaagtatatCTTTGGAGTGAATAAAGGAAACTCCTATTTACATGCTTCTCCTTACGGTACGGCCCCGTGAGATGATGGATTTTCTCTGTTCCCCAGTGGCTTTTGGCTTGTAGACACGCATGGGCCGAAACCTAACTGCGGCCCACGAGCGGCCCATTGCAATTAGGCTCTTGTATTCGTCCTCCCGTCCCGACTCCCGAGAGGCCGACAGGCCGAAGCACACGGAGCATAGCACTGCACGTTTGCACCGATCATCTCGGTGTATGGACTGCACACGGCACCGGAATCCGGGTCGGTCACCGTAATCTCCCAAGACTCCAACGGCGGGGAGGCGGTGACGGGGCCCATCGTTACGTCTGCGCCTCCTGGTGGTCGCTCGCCGTAGGGATCGGAACATAGCGTAAGAAATCGCTCTGTTCGTTCGGatacttctcttcttt
The Oryza sativa Japonica Group chromosome 6, ASM3414082v1 DNA segment above includes these coding regions:
- the LOC4340467 gene encoding galactoside 2-alpha-L-fucosyltransferase; translation: MGSGGAAAAAAAVPLRKEKQRSAAGRWPEVEDGVVPATAKRHVRRAWRCGVNVVLAAFVMVVPPMVILLDARGAGAPAVWISSVNAFRRGQGPARDKLLGGLLADGLDDGSCHSRYQSAMYRRNAGREPSPHLVSKLRRHEELQRRCGPGTAAYSDAVERLRSGKSGGIVSPSPEAECRYLVSISYRGLGNRILAAASAFLYAMLTDRVLLVDPSNEMDELFCEPFPGATWLLPPGFPLANYTSFSVETAESYGNMVKNKVITTDAGDAAPTTAQLPAFAYIHLDHTSTVEDKFFFCDEDQRAIRNIPWLVMRTDSYIVPGLFLVTGFQDELDSLFPETDAVFHHLGRYLFHPTNHVWGLVTRYYDAYLATAQQRVGIQVRVFGAQPESPKLLDQITTCTQKEKLLPEVIAAGEPPVVDVAPANSKSKAVLVTSLKSWYYEKMKSMYWEHATATGEAVSVHQPSHEEYQRFGARSHDGKAWAEIYLLSLSDALVTSGWSTFGYVAQGLAGLTPWVMHKPANDTAAAAGDDPPCRRDVSMEPCFHAPPFYDCRLKRGADTGKMVPHVRHCDDVQWGLKLVRRG